The Streptomyces cyanogenus DNA segment CCCGCCCGCCTCAGGCTCGGGACCGGCTCGCACCGGCGCGGCGGCCGGGCGGCCACGCACCCCGGGAACACGGACGGCACCACCAGCACGCATGCCGGAATTCTACCGATTCGTCGACTCGGGCGCCCCGCACGGCGACCGCGGACGGCCGGTCAGGCGACGGGTACGACGAGGACCGGGACGGTCCGCTGCATGCGCAGCGCGTCGACGGACTCCGCCAGCAGCTCGTACTCGGTGGTGTCGTCGCCGGTCGCGATCCGCACCAGCCTGCCCGCGGCCAACTCGTCGGCGACCAGCTCCTGCTGGTCCGGGTCGCCGCACCAGGCGCGCAGCACGGCCGGCACGTCGGGCACGGTGCCGGCGACCGGGACGAGCGAGCCGGCCGGGAACTGCTCCGCCTCGGGCTGCGGGTCGAGCCGGTCGGCGATCCAGTTCGCGCGGTCGCGCAGCCACCACAGGGCGAGGGCCAGGGTGGGCGCCCGGTAGGTCCCCAGGGGCACTCCGATGCGCCGGCCGCCGCAGGTGCCGTACGCGGTGACATGGCACAGGAACTCGTCGTGCATGCACACTCCCCCGTCGCGTCTTCGCCTGCCGGCGGGACTCGCTTTCGGTGCGGCTCATGTGCGGTGCGTGAGCGGAACCTCGCTGGAAGTGAAGTCCTCACAGACGAGTATGTTCACTGCTGAATCACTGTCACCATGCCTTTCCAGCCAGTCTCTTGGCATATTCCGCGCCCGCTCTGGCCGGAAATATGGCGGCCGTACGGCCGTCCGGACATGACCCCGGAGGTAATCGACCCGGCGGCCGTTCCTCCCGCATGGTGGTCACACCGGATCGGCGAACCCGCGATCCCAACCCTGACCAGCAGAGACGACCTCGATGGAGGATGCTTCGCCATGGCCGTGCACACCGACCGTTACGAGAACGCCGCAGCCCGTTACTTCGAGGCCTGGAACGCCACCGGGCAGGAGGCCGTCGAGAAGGCCGTCGCCGCGGCGTGGACCGCGGACGGCGGCTACACCGACCCCCTCGCGGACGTCCGCGGCCACGACGGGATCGCGGCCGTGATCGCGGGCGTCCACGAGCAGTTCCCGGGCTTCGTGTTCCGTCCGCTGGGCGCGGTCGACGGGCACCACGACACCGCGCGCTTCGGCTGGGAGCTGGTGAACCCGTCCGACGGCTCGGCGCCGGTGGCCGGGTTCGACGTGGTCACGCTGGACGGCGAGGGGCGCATCCGGCAGGTGCTGGGGTTCCTGGACCGGGTGCCGGCGGGCGCCTGACCCGGCCCTCCCCCGATCGTCCGGCGCTACGGCCGGACGATCGCGTCGATCCGCGCCAGCTCGTCGGCGTCGAAGTCCAGGGCGCGGATGGCCGCGACGCTGTCCTCCAGCTGCCGCGCGCTGCTCGCGCCGACCAGGGCGGAGGTCACCCGGCCGCCGCGCAGCACCCAGGCAAGGGCGAGCTGGGCCAGGGTCTGGCCGCGCGACTTCGCGATCTCGTCCAGCGCGCGCAGCCGGGCGACCAGGTCCTCGGTGACCGCGTCCGAGTTCAGGAACGGGCTGTCGCTCGCGGCCCGGGAGTCCTCGGGGATGCCGTCGAGGTAGCGGCCGGTGAGCAGGCCCTGCTCCAGCGGGGAGTACGCGATGGAGCCGACCTGGAGCTCGTCCAGGGCGTCGAGCAGGCCCTCGTCCTCGGGGCGCCGGTCGAGCATCGAGTAGCGCGGCTGGTGGATGAGGAGCGGGGTGCCCAGTTCGCCGAGGATGCGGGCGGCCTCGCGGGTCTGCTCGGCGGAGTAGTTGGACACGCCGACGTAGAGGGCCTTGCCCTGCTGCACCGCCGTGTGCAGGGCGCCCATCGTCTCCTCCAGGGGAGTGTCCGGGTCGAAGCGGTGCGAGTAGAAGATGTCGACGTAGTCCAGGCCCATCCGCTTCAGGCTCTGGTCGAGCGAGGACAACAGGTACTTGCGCGAGCCCCATTCGCCGTACGGGCCGGGCCACATCAGATAACCGGCCTTGGTGGAGATCACCAGCTCGTCCCGGTGGCGGGCGAAGTCCGCCTTCAGCGCCTCGCCGAAGGCGGACTCGGCGGCGCCGGGCGGCGGCCCGTAGTTGTTCGCCAGGTCGAAGTGGGTCACGCCGAGGTCGAAGGCGCGGCGCAGGACGGCCCGCTGGGTCTCGACGGGCCGGTCGGGACCGAAGTTGTGCCACAGGCCGAGCGACAGGGCGGGGAGTTTCAGGCCGCTGCGTCCGGTCCGCCGGTAGGGCATGTCGGCGTAGCGGTCGGGGTGTGCGGTGTACAACGGGACTCCAGAGGGGTGGGCACACGATCTACCGGTTCCACTCTTCCCCGCACGGTGGACAGCGGTCCAACAGGAGAATCCGATGAGATTCAGCGGATAGGCTTCTCAATCATGGAACTGCGCCACCTCCAGCACTTCGTCGCGGTCGCCGAGGACCAGCACTTCACCCGGGCCGCCGAGCGCCTGATGGTGTCCCAGTCGGGCCTGTCCGCGTCCATCCGGGCCCTTGAGCGGGAGCTGCGGGCCCCGCTGTTCGTGCGGACCACCCGGAGGGTGACGCTCACCGAGGCGGGGCGGGCGCTGCTGGTGGAGGCCGAGCGGATCCTGGCGCAGGTGCGCTCCGCGCACGAGGCGGTGGCCGCGGTGCAGGGCGTGCTGCGGGGCACGCTGGCGCTCGGCACCGAGCAGTGCATCGCAGGGGTGCACGTGGCCCGGCTGCTGGCGGCCTTCCGGGGCCGGCACCCCGATGTGGAGATCCGGCTGCGGCAGGCCGGCTCGGGTGCGCTGGCCGAGGAGGTCGCGGCCGGGCGGCTCGACCTGGCGTTCGCCTACCGCACCCAGGCAGACACCGACCAGCTGCGCTCGGTGGCACTGACCAGCGAGCCGATGACCGTGCTGTGCCACCCGAGCCACCGGCTGGCCGCGGCCCCGGCCGTGCTCGGCCCGGACGACCTCGCCGGGGAGGTGTTCGTGGACTTCCACCCCGACTGGGGTCCGCGCCGCACCACCGACGCGGCGTTCGCCGCGGCCGGCATCCGGCGCACGGTCGCGCTGGAGGTCAACGACGTGCACAGTCTGCTGGACCTGGTGGACGAGAATCTGGGGATCGCCGTCGTACCCCGGCATTTCCGGCACAAGCGGCCGACGCTCGCGGCGCTCCCGCTGAAGGGCCCGATCGAGGCGGAGTACGAGACGGTCGCCCTGCTGCCGCCGGACCGGGCCACGAGTCCGGCCGCCCGGGCGCTCGTCACCCTGCTCGAAACAGAGGGCCTGACACCACCCCCGGAGGGGGCCCAGCCCTCCTGATGCCGGCCGGACGCACGGCGGCGGGCACGCTCACCGGTACGTCCGGCCGACCGGCGGCGGCCCGGGGGACGGCCACACCGACACCCCGTCACCTTGCGCTCCCCAAGGGGGAGTTCGCACAGGTCACCGAGGAACCGACGGCCTACTGCCGGCCGTGTACCGCGCGAGCCGAACGGTCGCTTGCTGCACAACGGGCCCAGCACAGGGCCGCCGGACGACTTCCCCTGGGGCACCCGCCGGGCTTCCGCGGAAGCTGGGTTCCGGACGCGTGAGCGGCGGCGGTTTGCGATGGTGGACGGTATGCATGCAAAGGACATCCTCATCGACGGCTACGGCCGTATCCAGGAAGAAGTCCATGCCGCCCTCGACGGCCTCGGCCCGGACGAACTGCAGCACCGTCCGGCCCCCGGCGCCAACTCCATCGCCTGGCTGGTCTGGCACCTCACCCGGGTACAGGACGACCACGTCGCCGACGCGTTCGAGCTCGACCAGGTGTGGCTCTCCCAGGGCTGGGAGAAGCGGTTCGGCCTCGGTCTGCCCCGGCACGACACCGGTTACGGGCACACCCCCGCCAAAGTCGCGAAGGTGCGGGTCGAGTCGGCGGACCTGCTGACCGGGTACTACGACGCCGTCCACGAGCAGACCCTCGGCGCCCTGCGCTCGCTGGCCGCCAAGGACCTGGAACGCATCGTGGACGAGCGCTGGGATCCCCCGGTGTCGCTGGGGGTCCGCCTGGTGAGCGTCCTGTCCGACGACCTCCAGCACGTCGGACAGGCCGCCTACCTCAGGGGGCTGCTTCAGAGCGCGGCCGCGTAACCCGGCAGAACCACGTCCTCGATGAGGGCCTTGCGCTCGT contains these protein-coding regions:
- a CDS encoding nuclear transport factor 2 family protein, producing MAVHTDRYENAAARYFEAWNATGQEAVEKAVAAAWTADGGYTDPLADVRGHDGIAAVIAGVHEQFPGFVFRPLGAVDGHHDTARFGWELVNPSDGSAPVAGFDVVTLDGEGRIRQVLGFLDRVPAGA
- a CDS encoding LysR family transcriptional regulator gives rise to the protein MELRHLQHFVAVAEDQHFTRAAERLMVSQSGLSASIRALERELRAPLFVRTTRRVTLTEAGRALLVEAERILAQVRSAHEAVAAVQGVLRGTLALGTEQCIAGVHVARLLAAFRGRHPDVEIRLRQAGSGALAEEVAAGRLDLAFAYRTQADTDQLRSVALTSEPMTVLCHPSHRLAAAPAVLGPDDLAGEVFVDFHPDWGPRRTTDAAFAAAGIRRTVALEVNDVHSLLDLVDENLGIAVVPRHFRHKRPTLAALPLKGPIEAEYETVALLPPDRATSPAARALVTLLETEGLTPPPEGAQPS
- a CDS encoding mycothiol transferase; its protein translation is MHAKDILIDGYGRIQEEVHAALDGLGPDELQHRPAPGANSIAWLVWHLTRVQDDHVADAFELDQVWLSQGWEKRFGLGLPRHDTGYGHTPAKVAKVRVESADLLTGYYDAVHEQTLGALRSLAAKDLERIVDERWDPPVSLGVRLVSVLSDDLQHVGQAAYLRGLLQSAAA
- the mgrA gene encoding L-glyceraldehyde 3-phosphate reductase; this encodes MYTAHPDRYADMPYRRTGRSGLKLPALSLGLWHNFGPDRPVETQRAVLRRAFDLGVTHFDLANNYGPPPGAAESAFGEALKADFARHRDELVISTKAGYLMWPGPYGEWGSRKYLLSSLDQSLKRMGLDYVDIFYSHRFDPDTPLEETMGALHTAVQQGKALYVGVSNYSAEQTREAARILGELGTPLLIHQPRYSMLDRRPEDEGLLDALDELQVGSIAYSPLEQGLLTGRYLDGIPEDSRAASDSPFLNSDAVTEDLVARLRALDEIAKSRGQTLAQLALAWVLRGGRVTSALVGASSARQLEDSVAAIRALDFDADELARIDAIVRP